In Nocardioides dokdonensis FR1436, the following are encoded in one genomic region:
- a CDS encoding UvrD-helicase domain-containing protein, with protein MTPTGVVNIHVAEREKLRFERGSVWVRMSAPELGVIQPLTGLAKRAVTEFNHAVAREFAEYESTLDLQPFVDALVRWWSAFQKATRDAWAKRRWLTEEFIVEWDTSLGHAVSGTALSMNQRRALAARVSGVEAEAVNAAFGDWNVRSHAADQNNALVNLELIDERSFFDRIEKTPLTDEQARAVICFDNRVQLVAAAGSGKTSTMVAKAGWTIRKAHASGDEILLLAFNKAAAAELGERCIARLANADIPATGLRATTFHAFGLRVIGEATGEKPRLAPGLDKNNGVGLLADVVRALRRRSPEFAARWSLFQNVLGVPMSAEVDPEPDAWDPQRRRSGYRALNLDIMKSAGERAIANWLIKSGVEFEYERPYEINLADAQHSQYRPDFFYPSTGVYHEHWALVPGQAEPPGYEGYLESSAWKKRVHHANGTTLIETAARDLGSGSLFAQLEHQLRTTGIEPDFDPDRPVPGSPLLTDREMLNLFRTFLAHAKSNRLEPAHLRSRVSKARNGTPDLRESLFLDLFDDVREEWDSRLREANEVDFEDMLNQATDLVEAGRWMSPFRVVLVDEFQDASHARARLVKALVNRPAHFLFAVGDDWQSIYRFAGSDISAMTEFEETFGAGHMMRLERTFRSSQELSTLAGDFVMKNPNQLTKTVRSDRSHPAPVELAVVDTDAGVTDAIAQRLSELSAAVSEGSSLSVKILGRYRYEEELVPRTRYRGLDVTFQTVHSSKGLEADHVIIPGLNRGGFPSTKEDDPLLRLALPEGDDFPHAEERRLFYVALTRARDSVLLIARSGRESEFVTELISDGVISLLGDHEAGEAPERCPQCGRGLMVVRQGKYGPFLACNRFPACTSKRSITS; from the coding sequence ATGACGCCGACTGGCGTCGTGAACATTCACGTCGCTGAGCGGGAGAAGCTTCGCTTCGAGCGCGGATCTGTTTGGGTGCGCATGTCGGCTCCTGAGCTCGGGGTTATCCAACCGCTGACAGGCCTCGCGAAACGGGCTGTCACGGAGTTCAACCACGCAGTGGCGCGTGAGTTCGCCGAGTACGAGTCGACGCTTGACCTCCAACCCTTTGTCGACGCGTTGGTTCGCTGGTGGTCCGCGTTCCAAAAGGCGACCCGGGATGCTTGGGCGAAGCGGCGGTGGCTCACCGAAGAGTTCATCGTCGAGTGGGACACGTCGCTCGGTCACGCGGTCTCGGGCACCGCCCTATCGATGAACCAGCGGCGGGCGCTCGCCGCACGGGTGAGCGGCGTCGAGGCGGAGGCCGTCAACGCCGCATTCGGCGACTGGAACGTCCGGTCACACGCAGCCGACCAGAACAACGCTCTCGTGAACCTTGAACTGATCGACGAACGCTCGTTCTTCGACAGGATCGAGAAGACGCCACTCACCGACGAGCAGGCCCGAGCCGTCATCTGCTTCGACAACAGGGTGCAGCTCGTCGCGGCCGCGGGTTCTGGGAAGACATCGACGATGGTTGCCAAGGCTGGATGGACGATCCGGAAGGCCCACGCCAGCGGCGACGAGATATTGCTGCTTGCGTTCAACAAGGCAGCTGCGGCGGAGCTCGGCGAACGATGCATTGCTCGGCTTGCCAACGCGGACATCCCGGCAACCGGCCTCCGCGCCACTACCTTCCACGCCTTTGGGTTACGTGTGATTGGTGAAGCGACTGGCGAAAAGCCCCGCCTTGCGCCGGGCCTCGACAAGAACAACGGAGTTGGGCTCTTGGCCGATGTCGTGCGAGCGCTGCGGCGTAGGTCGCCGGAGTTCGCAGCGCGCTGGTCGCTGTTCCAAAACGTCCTGGGTGTTCCCATGAGCGCCGAGGTAGATCCTGAGCCCGACGCGTGGGATCCGCAGAGGCGTCGAAGCGGCTACCGCGCGCTCAACCTCGACATCATGAAGAGTGCGGGCGAGCGAGCGATCGCGAACTGGCTCATCAAGTCCGGCGTCGAATTTGAGTACGAGCGTCCATACGAGATCAACCTCGCGGACGCGCAGCACTCGCAGTATCGACCCGACTTCTTCTATCCATCAACCGGCGTCTACCACGAGCACTGGGCTCTCGTGCCCGGCCAGGCGGAGCCTCCCGGATACGAGGGGTACCTCGAGTCCAGTGCCTGGAAGAAGCGAGTTCATCACGCCAACGGCACGACGTTGATCGAGACGGCCGCAAGGGACCTCGGCAGTGGCAGCCTGTTCGCGCAGTTGGAACATCAGCTCCGAACCACCGGCATCGAACCGGACTTCGACCCGGATCGGCCCGTCCCCGGAAGCCCACTCCTGACGGACCGGGAGATGCTCAATCTATTCCGGACGTTCCTGGCGCACGCGAAGAGCAATCGACTTGAACCAGCGCACCTCCGATCGCGCGTGTCCAAGGCGCGGAACGGCACTCCTGACCTTCGCGAGTCCCTGTTCCTCGATCTGTTTGATGACGTGCGCGAGGAGTGGGACTCCCGGCTTCGCGAGGCCAACGAAGTCGACTTCGAGGACATGTTGAATCAGGCGACCGATCTGGTCGAAGCAGGGAGGTGGATGTCCCCCTTCCGAGTCGTCCTCGTCGACGAGTTCCAGGACGCCAGCCACGCCCGAGCGCGGCTTGTGAAAGCACTGGTCAATCGACCTGCGCACTTCCTATTTGCTGTCGGAGACGACTGGCAGTCGATCTACCGGTTCGCGGGCTCTGACATCTCGGCGATGACAGAGTTTGAGGAAACCTTCGGGGCTGGCCACATGATGCGGCTGGAGCGGACTTTCCGAAGTTCCCAAGAGCTCAGCACGCTCGCCGGTGACTTCGTCATGAAGAACCCGAACCAGTTGACGAAGACGGTCCGTTCGGATCGCTCCCACCCGGCGCCGGTAGAACTCGCCGTGGTCGACACCGACGCCGGGGTCACCGACGCGATCGCCCAGAGGCTCAGTGAGCTATCTGCAGCGGTCTCCGAGGGGTCGAGCCTGTCGGTCAAGATCCTTGGCCGCTACCGCTACGAGGAAGAGCTTGTCCCGCGCACCCGATATCGCGGGCTCGACGTCACATTCCAAACAGTCCACTCATCGAAGGGACTCGAGGCGGACCACGTGATCATCCCGGGACTCAACCGCGGTGGATTTCCGAGCACCAAGGAAGACGACCCGCTTCTGCGCCTTGCGCTCCCGGAGGGCGATGACTTCCCGCACGCCGAAGAGCGGCGACTCTTCTACGTCGCGCTCACCCGAGCGCGGGACTCGGTGCTACTGATTGCCCGAAGCGGCCGCGAGTCGGAGTTCGTGACCGAGCTGATCAGCGATGGAGTGATATCCCTACTTGGCGACCACGAGGCAGGCGAGGCTCCCGAGAGGTGCCCGCAATGCGGCCGAGGGCTGATGGTCGTGCGGCAGGGGAAGTACGGACCGTTCCTGGCATGCAACCGCTTCCCGGCCTGCACGTCGAAGCGGTCAATCACCAGCTGA
- a CDS encoding RCC1 domain-containing protein gives MFSGLWTWGGNHHGQLGDGTRVDRDSPVPVAALNDATAICTEYDWGCALKADGTVWTWGHNMFAQLGDGTTDDRPKPARISGISDVIAIATDSSTGYAVKADGTVWTWGSNAVVPHVGVGPDIYNFKPRKIEGLSRVAALSVRSDVLFAMRSDGTVWAWGNERTWGPGDNGYWQFGIGELVGILRSPVPVPGLTDVVELLQEEYTAYALRSDGSVWVWGQHGFGTWNTWALGETETQSGHRPWNGASAETSPAPSQSVPTRVEGLTEVKALATMWVYDREEQHHEGVSVFALRADGTVSAWGRNDYGQLGDGTLEDRWNPVDVVGLDQAIALVAVYQSVYALKKDGTVWAWGENRRGRLGDGTSIDRNTPVQVQGLTNVRSIHPYRGKNGGLLAIKGDGTLWTCGSLADIGLASAEPTPSDRASRVDAVANVTRVLADGPAYLLANGTPPVRVAQQSNPREGCFIATAIYGDYDAPAVMTLRRFRDESLASSAAGRAFTRFYYRISPRLAGRFERDSILSRLGKRLLDIVVVKLEAARAPNPGDRG, from the coding sequence ATGTTCAGTGGATTGTGGACGTGGGGTGGCAACCACCACGGTCAACTGGGCGACGGAACCCGCGTCGATCGCGATTCGCCAGTGCCCGTGGCGGCACTGAATGACGCAACCGCGATCTGCACGGAGTACGACTGGGGCTGCGCGCTCAAGGCAGACGGCACCGTTTGGACGTGGGGCCACAACATGTTCGCCCAGCTTGGCGACGGCACCACGGACGACCGTCCTAAACCCGCCCGCATTTCCGGCATCTCAGACGTCATTGCGATCGCCACAGACTCCAGCACCGGCTACGCCGTCAAGGCGGACGGGACGGTCTGGACTTGGGGAAGCAACGCCGTCGTTCCTCACGTGGGGGTCGGGCCGGACATCTACAACTTCAAGCCTCGGAAAATTGAGGGTCTCAGCCGGGTCGCGGCCTTGTCGGTCCGTTCCGATGTGCTCTTCGCAATGCGATCCGATGGAACCGTATGGGCATGGGGAAACGAGCGAACCTGGGGGCCTGGGGACAATGGCTATTGGCAGTTCGGCATCGGCGAGCTGGTTGGAATTCTTCGGTCGCCGGTCCCGGTACCGGGTCTCACGGACGTTGTCGAACTCCTTCAGGAGGAGTACACCGCGTACGCACTGAGGTCGGATGGGTCAGTCTGGGTGTGGGGCCAGCATGGCTTCGGCACCTGGAACACCTGGGCCCTCGGGGAAACCGAGACGCAGTCCGGGCATAGGCCTTGGAACGGCGCGAGTGCGGAGACGAGTCCGGCTCCAAGCCAGTCGGTGCCCACACGGGTCGAAGGGCTCACCGAGGTAAAGGCTCTAGCGACCATGTGGGTGTATGACCGGGAGGAGCAGCACCACGAGGGCGTATCCGTCTTCGCGTTGCGTGCCGACGGAACGGTGTCAGCCTGGGGGCGCAATGACTACGGTCAGCTCGGCGATGGGACCCTGGAGGATCGTTGGAACCCCGTAGATGTCGTTGGCCTCGATCAAGCAATCGCACTCGTTGCCGTGTACCAGAGCGTCTACGCCCTCAAGAAGGACGGCACCGTCTGGGCGTGGGGCGAGAATCGCCGCGGGCGGCTTGGCGACGGAACGAGCATCGACCGGAACACACCCGTACAGGTCCAGGGTCTCACCAACGTGAGGTCAATCCACCCGTACCGCGGGAAGAACGGCGGCCTGCTCGCCATCAAGGGCGACGGAACACTTTGGACGTGCGGCTCGCTCGCCGACATCGGTTTGGCGAGTGCTGAGCCGACTCCAAGCGATCGCGCATCCCGTGTCGACGCCGTCGCGAACGTAACACGAGTTCTCGCCGACGGGCCGGCGTACCTTCTCGCGAATGGCACACCACCAGTCCGGGTAGCCCAGCAGAGCAATCCCCGCGAAGGCTGCTTCATTGCGACCGCCATATACGGGGACTATGACGCACCCGCGGTCATGACCCTTCGCCGGTTCCGCGACGAGTCGCTGGCATCTTCGGCGGCTGGGCGAGCCTTCACTCGCTTCTACTACCGCATCAGCCCGAGACTCGCGGGGCGGTTCGAGCGGGACTCGATCCTGAGCCGTCTCGGTAAGCGACTCCTGGACATCGTGGTCGTCAAGCTGGAAGCGGCACGCGCCCCCAACCCTGGCGATCGGGGCTAA
- a CDS encoding SCO6880 family protein: MSTASAGPRDYELSTVKFSRLARRGVLLGLSASQLVVVGVGAVVFVFALYSGGGAALAYALPIMAVSAGLAWIGVGGHKLVEWFPIVARWLWRSSGGQLLFRRHIVKPRPAGTLALPGDAARLRQWHDPETGAVMVQDPHRSTLTAIVGVTHPAFILLDPIEQQRRVASWGRVLATACRSGRMSSVQVMERTLPDSGKGLAEWWSQHGANDESFTSKTYAELIERAGPAGERHASTVSISLDMKAAARAIKAAGGGNRGAAAVLRQEMATVTAALRAADLSPSSWLEPGDLAVILRSAYDPVVAGALERHGDMGRDLATAGPVAVSENWSSVRSDSAHHCVLWISEWPRSLVYPGFLAPVLLSSGVRRTFTLLYTPLRTDQAARDIRKKKTEYISDASQRQRIGQIEDAQQSAEFNDVLQQEADLTAGHGILRTTGLIAVSAQDPDELERAVADIEQAAIQASCETRRLWGQQAQAFSAAALPLCRQV, from the coding sequence ATGAGCACCGCAAGCGCTGGTCCGCGTGACTACGAACTCTCGACCGTCAAGTTCTCCCGGTTGGCTCGCCGCGGTGTGCTTCTCGGGCTGTCCGCAAGCCAACTAGTCGTGGTCGGTGTCGGTGCGGTCGTGTTCGTCTTCGCGCTGTACTCGGGCGGCGGTGCCGCTCTGGCGTACGCGCTTCCGATCATGGCCGTCTCAGCAGGACTCGCATGGATCGGTGTTGGCGGCCACAAGCTCGTCGAGTGGTTCCCGATCGTCGCCCGGTGGCTGTGGCGCTCAAGCGGCGGCCAGTTGCTCTTCCGACGTCACATCGTGAAGCCCCGGCCGGCGGGAACCCTGGCCTTGCCAGGGGACGCCGCGCGACTGCGCCAGTGGCACGACCCCGAGACCGGCGCCGTGATGGTCCAGGACCCGCACCGCTCGACGCTCACCGCGATCGTCGGCGTCACCCACCCCGCGTTCATCCTGCTCGACCCGATCGAACAGCAGAGGCGTGTGGCGAGCTGGGGACGCGTGCTCGCTACGGCATGTCGGTCGGGTCGCATGTCGTCGGTCCAGGTTATGGAGCGCACTCTCCCCGACTCGGGGAAAGGCCTCGCGGAGTGGTGGTCCCAGCACGGCGCGAACGACGAGTCCTTCACGTCAAAGACCTATGCCGAACTGATCGAGCGCGCTGGGCCAGCCGGCGAGCGCCACGCGAGCACCGTCTCGATCTCGCTCGACATGAAGGCAGCCGCGCGCGCCATCAAGGCGGCGGGCGGCGGGAACCGTGGGGCGGCAGCCGTGCTGCGCCAGGAGATGGCGACGGTGACGGCCGCCTTGCGGGCTGCGGATCTCTCGCCCTCATCGTGGCTGGAGCCGGGCGATCTCGCAGTGATCCTTCGCTCGGCCTACGACCCCGTCGTTGCCGGAGCCCTGGAGCGTCACGGCGATATGGGGCGCGACCTTGCGACCGCCGGCCCGGTGGCGGTGAGCGAGAACTGGTCCAGCGTTCGAAGCGATTCCGCGCATCACTGCGTGCTCTGGATTAGCGAATGGCCGCGGTCGCTCGTCTACCCGGGATTCCTCGCGCCGGTCCTGCTCTCCTCCGGCGTCAGGCGCACCTTCACCCTGCTCTACACGCCGCTCCGCACGGACCAGGCAGCGCGAGACATCCGCAAGAAGAAGACCGAGTACATCTCCGACGCATCGCAGCGGCAGCGCATCGGCCAGATCGAGGACGCGCAACAGAGCGCCGAGTTCAACGACGTCCTCCAACAGGAAGCCGACCTGACCGCCGGCCACGGCATCCTCCGCACCACGGGACTCATCGCGGTCAGCGCTCAGGACCCCGACGAGCTCGAACGCGCGGTCGCTGACATCGAGCAGGCGGCGATCCAAGCCTCCTGCGAGACCCGCCGACTATGGGGCCAGCAGGCGCAGGCGTTCTCGGCGGCTGCCCTCCCGCTGTGTCGTCAGGTATAA
- a CDS encoding conjugal transfer protein TrbL, with protein MVDVCDVPVISGVCDVAGEAAGALVSAPFDWLAQAMGNAAAWMFESVWQVFDSTTMVDITSSQYTKVYNILFGVAVFIMLGFFMLQVIGGMVRREPAALTRAALGLAKSILGSFVALALLAIALEITDQLCIGIVNAAGTNMTEMGDRIGLLTAGLVGINVAAPGAGAILTIFLAGLAIGAAVIVWISLLVRKALLLVAIVFAPIALAGSSWDQTRGWLGKWAQFVIALILSKVVLVVIFLLATAQVSAPIDADLQSVSEPIAGIVLMLIAGFAPYMTYKAISFMGFDMYHAMSAEQEAKSALNRPMPIPMSRRPMAEPAQVLGGGSGGGGGTPPTPAVASSGGGSTGGSNAASGGGAAASGGAAAAGGAVVGGVMVAREAASAGPRTGASVAGHADQQTTAASQPTQPSPPVPSTADSVPAGAGRSGS; from the coding sequence ATGGTCGACGTATGCGATGTGCCAGTGATCTCGGGGGTCTGCGACGTGGCTGGCGAGGCCGCGGGCGCGCTCGTGTCCGCGCCGTTCGACTGGCTCGCCCAGGCGATGGGCAATGCCGCCGCGTGGATGTTCGAGTCTGTCTGGCAGGTCTTTGACTCGACCACCATGGTCGACATCACGAGCAGCCAGTACACGAAGGTCTACAACATCCTGTTCGGAGTCGCCGTCTTCATCATGCTCGGCTTCTTCATGCTCCAGGTGATCGGCGGGATGGTGCGCCGAGAACCGGCCGCGTTGACGCGCGCTGCCCTCGGTTTGGCGAAGTCGATCCTCGGATCGTTCGTCGCGCTCGCGCTGCTGGCGATCGCTCTGGAGATCACCGATCAGCTCTGCATCGGGATCGTGAACGCCGCGGGCACGAACATGACCGAGATGGGTGATCGCATCGGTCTCCTCACGGCTGGGCTCGTCGGGATCAACGTCGCGGCGCCGGGCGCTGGCGCGATCCTCACGATCTTCCTCGCGGGGCTCGCGATCGGTGCAGCTGTCATCGTGTGGATCAGCCTGCTCGTCCGGAAAGCTTTGCTCCTCGTTGCCATCGTCTTCGCACCGATCGCCCTCGCCGGCTCGAGTTGGGACCAGACTCGCGGCTGGCTCGGCAAGTGGGCGCAGTTTGTTATCGCGCTGATCCTTTCCAAGGTCGTCCTCGTCGTGATCTTCCTGCTCGCCACAGCCCAGGTCTCTGCGCCCATCGACGCCGACCTGCAGTCGGTCAGCGAACCCATCGCGGGCATCGTGCTGATGCTCATCGCAGGCTTCGCGCCGTACATGACCTACAAGGCGATCAGCTTCATGGGCTTCGACATGTACCACGCAATGTCGGCCGAGCAGGAGGCGAAGTCCGCGCTGAACCGGCCGATGCCGATCCCGATGAGCCGACGCCCAATGGCCGAGCCCGCCCAGGTCCTTGGCGGCGGTTCTGGTGGTGGCGGCGGTACGCCGCCCACACCGGCCGTGGCGTCTTCGGGCGGCGGGAGCACGGGTGGGTCCAATGCTGCGTCGGGCGGCGGTGCAGCAGCGAGCGGAGGGGCAGCGGCGGCAGGAGGAGCTGTGGTCGGTGGCGTGATGGTCGCGCGGGAGGCCGCCAGCGCTGGACCGCGAACAGGTGCTTCCGTCGCGGGCCACGCCGATCAGCAGACAACGGCGGCATCGCAGCCTACGCAGCCGTCGCCGCCGGTGCCGTCCACGGCCGATTCCGTACCTGCCGGCGCCGGACGCTCAGGGAGCTAA
- a CDS encoding DUF6112 family protein, whose protein sequence is MDIEIDPNSNGLPGIGQLRGIVGASMTVGLILAVLALIISAVVWALGANSSNPHLAGRGKLGVLVGLGAAIITGASVALVNFFWNVGQAV, encoded by the coding sequence ATGGACATCGAGATCGACCCCAACTCGAACGGCCTGCCCGGCATCGGCCAGTTGCGCGGCATCGTCGGCGCCTCGATGACCGTGGGCCTGATCCTCGCCGTACTCGCCCTGATCATCTCCGCAGTCGTGTGGGCGCTCGGCGCCAACTCGTCGAACCCGCACCTCGCGGGGCGCGGCAAGCTCGGGGTTCTCGTCGGCCTCGGCGCCGCGATCATCACCGGCGCGTCCGTCGCACTCGTGAACTTCTTCTGGAACGTCGGCCAGGCCGTCTGA
- a CDS encoding DUF6349 family protein, with protein sequence MTGEQLAFDIEAMLHESAVEAAPGWSGAPLGFTAAYWPAADLEAAHEHWQFLHKLDQSRTQSRTWHRAIAVPGSVAVGEHGFDLFTADLRCEPWTHGEAHSGCQCVGDLIYQAICEPHGWHVIAGDENTAVEAWHDHAFPGWRELPILPARLRSVEQSGLSKAAKKWIAEHYPPPMQVVGAPVITERSNGGTRHVPGRSPWAGYDISHTAVEPDRRVSRRRSSAVSCEPTRPHTTSLGPALGA encoded by the coding sequence GTGACCGGTGAACAACTCGCCTTCGACATCGAGGCGATGCTCCATGAATCCGCCGTCGAAGCAGCGCCCGGGTGGTCCGGAGCTCCCTTGGGCTTCACTGCGGCGTACTGGCCGGCGGCAGACCTGGAAGCGGCACACGAGCACTGGCAGTTTCTGCACAAGCTCGACCAGTCAAGAACGCAGAGCCGGACGTGGCACCGAGCGATCGCCGTGCCCGGCAGCGTCGCCGTTGGCGAGCACGGCTTTGATCTGTTCACGGCCGACCTGCGCTGCGAGCCCTGGACACATGGCGAGGCGCACAGTGGGTGCCAGTGCGTCGGAGACCTGATCTACCAAGCGATCTGCGAGCCGCACGGCTGGCATGTGATCGCGGGTGATGAGAACACTGCGGTCGAGGCCTGGCACGACCACGCCTTCCCTGGCTGGCGCGAGCTGCCGATCCTGCCCGCGCGACTGCGTTCCGTTGAACAGTCCGGGCTGTCGAAAGCCGCAAAGAAGTGGATCGCGGAGCACTACCCACCGCCAATGCAGGTCGTCGGTGCACCGGTCATCACCGAGCGCAGCAACGGCGGCACTCGGCACGTCCCAGGCCGCTCCCCCTGGGCCGGCTACGACATCTCTCACACGGCCGTGGAGCCCGACCGGAGGGTCTCGCGGCGTCGATCGAGTGCGGTGTCATGCGAACCAACTCGGCCGCACACGACGAGCCTTGGCCCCGCTCTCGGGGCATGA
- a CDS encoding DUF6112 family protein → MGALLTYGLIISVLMVVTCGATLAISSSNGSWHAASKAKTGLFVALGGAALTGAALAWANWLLDVGAQL, encoded by the coding sequence GTGGGCGCCCTGCTCACCTACGGCCTGATCATCTCCGTGCTCATGGTCGTCACCTGTGGCGCGACATTGGCAATCTCCTCCTCGAACGGCAGTTGGCACGCGGCGAGCAAGGCGAAGACCGGACTGTTCGTTGCGCTGGGGGGCGCCGCACTGACCGGCGCCGCACTCGCCTGGGCGAACTGGCTGCTCGATGTCGGTGCGCAGCTGTGA
- the cmtR gene encoding Cd(II)/Pb(II)-sensing metalloregulatory transcriptional regulator CmtR: MLTIATRLDVMNRLGRAMADPTRSRLLMALLERPAYPADLARELGLTRSNVSNHLACLRDCGIVVAEPEGRQTRYVIADPHLARALTALVEVTLEVTLAVDESAPCIDPTCSVPECGNGGAGA; the protein is encoded by the coding sequence ATGCTGACCATCGCTACGCGTTTGGACGTGATGAATCGGTTGGGTCGGGCGATGGCGGACCCGACCCGTTCCCGGCTTCTTATGGCTCTGCTGGAGCGGCCTGCCTATCCCGCTGATTTGGCCCGCGAGCTCGGGTTGACCCGGTCGAACGTGTCGAATCATCTGGCGTGCCTGCGGGACTGCGGCATCGTGGTGGCTGAACCCGAGGGTCGGCAGACGCGGTATGTCATTGCCGATCCGCATCTGGCGCGTGCCCTGACTGCGTTGGTCGAGGTCACTCTCGAGGTCACTCTCGCGGTCGATGAGAGTGCACCTTGTATCGACCCGACATGCTCGGTACCCGAGTGCGGGAACGGAGGGGCAGGGGCGTGA
- a CDS encoding cadmium resistance transporter — protein sequence MILSSALQAMGLFIATNIDDIIVLSLFFARGAGRSGTTARILVGQYLGFAGILAAAVLVSLGAGAFLPEEAIPYFGLVPLLLGLWAAWQVWRSGDDDDDDAKIAGKPVAAWTVAAVTFANGGDNIGVYVPVFLNVGVASTVAFCVVFLVLVAALVMLAKFVATRPGIDEVLERWEHVLFPIVLVGLGIVILYTGGAFGL from the coding sequence GTGATCCTGTCCTCCGCGCTGCAGGCGATGGGCCTGTTCATCGCTACCAATATCGACGACATCATCGTCCTCTCACTGTTCTTCGCGCGGGGAGCCGGACGCAGTGGGACCACGGCCCGGATCCTGGTGGGCCAGTACCTGGGGTTCGCTGGCATCTTGGCCGCAGCAGTGCTCGTGTCGTTGGGCGCAGGAGCGTTCTTGCCCGAGGAAGCGATCCCCTACTTCGGACTGGTCCCCCTGCTGCTGGGCCTGTGGGCAGCGTGGCAAGTCTGGCGATCCGGCGACGATGATGATGACGACGCGAAGATCGCCGGCAAGCCGGTGGCTGCCTGGACGGTGGCTGCAGTCACGTTCGCCAACGGTGGGGACAACATCGGGGTCTACGTGCCGGTGTTCCTCAACGTGGGGGTCGCTTCCACTGTTGCGTTCTGCGTCGTCTTCCTGGTCCTCGTGGCAGCTTTGGTCATGCTGGCCAAGTTCGTTGCGACTCGTCCCGGGATCGACGAGGTCCTCGAACGCTGGGAGCATGTTCTGTTCCCCATCGTCCTGGTCGGACTGGGCATCGTCATCCTCTACACCGGCGGAGCCTTCGGCCTCTGA
- a CDS encoding helix-turn-helix domain-containing protein: MTTPITKSVAYRWHLRKVMSEAGLHNTTELVPLLADRGVVMTSTQVYRIVTGEPERLNMRLLAALCDIFGCTPNDLIEPYVIATSKRGRKAAGAAPATGTGPVSKNRPRRATITGASDA, translated from the coding sequence ATGACCACCCCGATCACGAAGAGCGTTGCCTACCGGTGGCACCTGCGGAAGGTGATGAGCGAGGCCGGCCTGCACAACACCACCGAACTCGTGCCACTGCTCGCCGACCGCGGCGTGGTGATGACCTCCACGCAGGTCTACCGGATCGTCACCGGCGAACCCGAACGCCTCAACATGCGACTCCTCGCCGCCCTGTGCGACATCTTCGGTTGCACCCCCAACGACCTCATCGAGCCCTACGTCATCGCCACTTCCAAGCGCGGACGGAAGGCTGCCGGCGCGGCGCCGGCCACGGGCACCGGTCCGGTGAGCAAGAACCGGCCACGGCGGGCCACCATCACCGGCGCCAGTGACGCCTGA
- a CDS encoding tyrosine-type recombinase/integrase has product MGSREDGGHGSVVVLRPGNVSALRPAEQMFDEMLAGWAGQQSSRLLASRTIQTRESQVRRFADFCASSPWEWGAADVEEWTSELLSGTRPLTPSTIRAYQNSVALFCAYLIDGRYGWADQCMELFGTHPIQVCHEWNTAVHVADHEARPAVRPLTRGEVQALFDHADDHVDFARTSKRKGWLTLFRDATLFKVIYGYGLRRREAAMLDLHDFTRNPKALEFGRYGVCNVRWGKASRGSQPRRRAVLTVFDWTRPVVEEYVEEVLPRFGLADPAVLWPTERQGRIRLAHIDDRFADWRDQLALDRVLHPHCLRHSYVTHLIEDGFDPLFVQQQVGHRWGSTTALYTGVSGDYRNRVLRNALDNAFTSPPDDGSEQP; this is encoded by the coding sequence ATGGGATCTCGGGAGGATGGTGGGCATGGCTCGGTCGTCGTGCTGCGGCCGGGCAACGTCTCTGCCCTCCGTCCCGCTGAGCAGATGTTCGACGAGATGCTCGCGGGGTGGGCGGGCCAGCAGTCCTCGCGCCTGTTGGCGTCGCGGACGATCCAGACGCGGGAGTCGCAGGTCCGTCGGTTCGCGGACTTCTGCGCCTCTTCGCCGTGGGAGTGGGGCGCCGCCGACGTCGAGGAGTGGACCAGTGAACTGCTGTCCGGGACTCGGCCGCTGACGCCGTCGACGATCAGGGCGTACCAGAACTCGGTGGCGCTGTTCTGCGCCTACCTGATCGATGGCCGCTATGGCTGGGCCGATCAGTGCATGGAGCTGTTCGGCACTCATCCGATCCAGGTCTGTCACGAGTGGAACACCGCGGTCCACGTGGCCGACCACGAGGCACGGCCAGCGGTTCGCCCACTGACCCGGGGCGAGGTCCAGGCGTTGTTCGACCACGCCGACGACCACGTCGACTTCGCCCGCACCTCGAAGCGGAAGGGCTGGCTGACGCTGTTCCGGGACGCGACCCTGTTCAAGGTCATCTACGGCTACGGCCTGCGCCGTCGTGAAGCGGCGATGCTCGACCTCCATGACTTCACTCGCAACCCCAAGGCGCTCGAGTTCGGTCGCTACGGCGTGTGCAACGTCCGATGGGGCAAGGCCAGCCGCGGCTCCCAGCCCCGCCGACGGGCGGTGCTGACGGTGTTCGACTGGACCCGGCCGGTCGTGGAGGAGTACGTCGAGGAAGTCCTCCCGCGCTTCGGGCTGGCCGACCCGGCGGTGTTGTGGCCCACCGAACGTCAGGGCCGCATCCGGCTGGCCCACATCGACGACCGGTTCGCCGACTGGCGCGACCAGCTCGCCCTCGACCGGGTGCTGCACCCGCACTGTCTGCGGCACTCGTACGTGACCCACCTGATCGAGGACGGCTTCGACCCGCTGTTCGTCCAGCAGCAGGTCGGCCACCGCTGGGGCTCGACCACCGCGCTCTACACCGGCGTCTCCGGGGACTACCGCAACCGCGTGCTTCGCAACGCCCTCGACAACGCCTTCACCTCCCCGCCCGACGACGGAAGCGAGCAGCCATGA